One stretch of Brettanomyces nanus chromosome 4, complete sequence DNA includes these proteins:
- a CDS encoding uncharacterized protein (BUSCO:EOG093402YN) produces MSSSETIGHEIITQASRMDLIASEIGSEELRYSSGNSFITNVVGAISWLIYKLLSHTLFYVPSVIYLILSHTVQVNLSFTSLLIFSSLIVLIAYSYVRYRYLTKYSRLPEEPKRQEPTIDTFLEPSNEDGKSRVSYLDEFLSAIKIFGYLEKSVFHELTKSMQTQKLDSGEILFLDDSSGFTICVEGEIQVYFKIGEERDRKQALFAKDSSKDVVIVDGIRYQLLNIIKSGAPVSSFISILNLLTNPSAALPYAAPTPSVLVPGSAHHSLPLPHDGFALDGPFDGVSSPNYLGKLSTDMSGKLPAANSLSFSPTSLNAHSASPNLPSLNSYPTESNAGGVPCATDSTSQSSSAMELIAIPKGNCTISIIPRESFSRLAHKYPKATTHIIEMILTKLYRVTFQTASDYLDLTSDIFQTEINLNKYAKNKISRYLCDNAIKSLDRRADVEAATLNSSSNESETSENGLHDSSLRSPITVMSSRHFQNSNYDATISTSPAVSSAAKRRQRHFRRSIRHGNQSSDILAYDSADESTNSLNEDPRSSSVSCVRSGSARNLSLKSRNKSNTGDLMSKVPLPRSGSDINVGTGNSDMHALRDRTFSGNDEGSEDFILMSSLADAICSIIGIEKGLFISTDTPLTSSVSSSRNGVQMISSLAAVNVVPVVEEHPGSKLRTFSTSGIQISSSNDDEPEGSTPESGEADYLNVKKDLADEIQILRISQGTRIIKSEEQTPGIYYVIDGALDVTYWKRQMEELDGHSVDLKDRRDSLKEKLHEEFLYTVRKNQIAGYLGTVIGSKSFIDVRAATTTYAAFIPRNVFDFMIERYPRVEACIARHLLTVLDRRLYLTDYAIEWVHSSAGASLYLQGDPANGIYIVLNGRFRSVKLDRITGKHEVLSEHGQGVSLGEVEVLTNTKRLVTLIAIRDSELARIPRTLFEMIALSNPSIMVNVSRIVASRVTRAITTSVNTIPIGASATSPHIKDEPLLNNFTDFRTLTVLPVTQGLPVMEFGERLGLALEATGKSVKMLNQSSALTSLGKHAFDRLAKLKQSGYFAELEEKYDIIVYLVDTIANSSWTRTCIQQGDCILLLADAMASSDIGEYERLLVKTKTTARTELVLLHPERSMEPGLTNRWLKNRIWVHSHHHIQMQLNLARSDAQNVAHQEDDISRMEKIPELFRKSTAKIRDNLKTKVESIITGNDLLIRLARDSFKSKKYYQPMQTHKNDFMRLARILTGQSIGLVLGGGGARGLSHVGIIKALEDNGIPVDMIGGTSIGAFVGGLYAKDYDFVPVYGRAKTFAGRMATLWRSVLDLTIPVTSYITGHEFNRGIWKAFGDSRIEDFWIKYYTNSTNITESLMEVHTSGYAWRYIRASMSLASLLPPLTDNGNMLLDGGYIDNLTVGEMKRRGARTVIACDVGSADDHTPMNYGDSLSGFWVVLNRFNPFSRHPNVPTMADIQMRLAYVASVNALDRAKNTEGCLYLRPPIEDYATLDFGKFDEIYRVGAKYGSKIVKELRDNGELPMLKARKREVWGTHPLRRRYSI; encoded by the coding sequence ATGTCATCTTCGGAAACCATTGGGCATGAGATCATCACACAGGCCAGTCGCATGGATTTAATCGCCTCGGAAATTGGATCTGAAGAGCTTCGGTACTCGAGTGGCAACTCATTTATAACTAACGTTGTGGGGGCAATCAGCTGGCTGATTTATAAGCTCCTATCCCACACCCTCTTCTATGTTCCTTCTGTCATATACTTGATACTTTCCCATACTGTGCAGGTAAATCTCTCATTTACCAgtcttttgattttttcCTCCCTCATAGTTTTGATTGCATATTCTTATGTTAGGTACAGGTACCTCACAAAGTACTCAAGATTACCTGAAGAGCCGAAGAGACAGGAACCAACTATAGATACATTTCTTGAGCCTTCGAATGAAGACGGTAAATCACGTGTTAGCTACCTTGATGAATTTTTGAGTGCGATCAAGATCTTTGGTTACCTAGAGAAATCGGTGTTTCATGAACTGACCAAGAGTATGCAGACTCAGAAACTTGATTCAGGTGAGATTCTTTTTCTAGATGATTCTTCTGGCTTTACCATCTGTGTTGAAGGCGAAATTCAGGTATATTTCAAAATCGGAGAAGAAAGGGACCGTAAGCAAGCATTGTTTGCAAAGGACAGTTCAAAGGATGTCGTTATTGTGGATGGTATTAGATACCAGCTTCTAAATATCATTAAAAGTGGTGCTCcagtttcttcattcatTAGCATCCTCAATCTGCTCACGAATCCATCTGCTGCTCTTCCATATGCCGCACCGACTCCTTCTGTACTCGTACCTGGCTCTGCTCATCACTCATTGCCTCTTCCGCATGATGGCTTTGCATTAGATGGACCTTTTGATGGTGTATCTTCACCTAATTATTTGGGTAAATTGTCTACTGATATGTCAGGCAAATTGCCTGCAGCAAATtccctttctttctctcctaCTTCGCTGAATGCTCATTCTGCATCTCCCAATCTCCCATCGCTCAACAGCTACCCTACAGAATCCAATGCTGGTGGCGTTCCTTGTGCAACCGACTCTACTTCTCAGTCGTCGTCTGCCATGGAATTAATCGCTATCCCTAAGGGTAATTGTACAATCTCTATCATTCCGAGGGAGTCGTTTTCTCGCCTTGCACATAAATATCCTAAAGCTACAACCCATATCATTGAAATGATTCTGACCAAACTTTATAGAGTCACTTTTCAAACTGCCAGCGACTATTTAGATCTTACTTCGGATATTTTCCAGACTGAAATCAATTTGAACAAGTATGCAAAGAATAAGATTTCTCGATATTTATGCGATAATGCTATCAAATCGCTTGATCGCCGtgcagatgttgaagcCGCAACTCTTAACTCGAGTAGCAATGAAAGTGAAACATCTGAGAACGGGCTGCATGATTCAAGTTTGAGATCGCCTATCACTGTGATGTCAAGCCGACATTTTCAAAACTCTAATTATGACGCTACtatttcaacttctccagCAGTATCTTCTGCGGCTAAACGTAGGCAACGTCATTTTAGACGATCTATTCGTCACGGTAACCAATCTTCTGATATATTGGCGTACGATTCGGCTGATGAAAGTACAAACTCGTTGAATGAGGATCCTCGCTCTTCATCGGTATCGTGTGTGAGAAGTGGATCAGCAAGGAATCTCTCACTTAAATCCCGTAACAAATCGAACACAGGAGACTTGATGTCTAAGGTTCCTTTACCTCGCTCGGGCAGTGACATAAACGTTGGAACCGGCAATAGTGATATGCATGCATTGAGAGATCGAACGTTCAGTGGCAACGATGAAGGATCCGAAGATTTCATTTTAATGTCTTCGCTTGCCGATGCCATCTGCTCAATTATTGGTATCGAGAAAGGTTTATTCATATCCACAGACACTCCTTTAACATCTTCTGTGTCTagttcaagaaatgggGTACAAATGATTAGCAGTCTGGCTGCAGTGAATGTGGTTCCAGTCGTGGAAGAGCATCCGGGATCCAAATTGCGTACATTTTCTACCTCTGGTATTCAAATCTCCAGTAGTAACGATGACGAACCCGAGGGTAGTACTCCGGAGAGTGGAGAGGCAGACTATTTAAATGTGAAAAAAGATCTCGCAGACGAAATCCAGATCCTGAGAATATCCCAGGGAACTAGAATAATAAAATCTGAAGAACAAACGCCTGGAATTTACTATGTGATTGACGGTGCTTTAGACGTCACTTACTGGAAGAGACAGATGGAGGAGTTGGATGGTCACTCAGTTGATCTGAAGGATCGCAGAGACTCcttgaaggagaagcttCATGAAGAGTTTCTATACACTGTTCGCAAAAATCAAATTGCAGGTTATCTAGGAACCGTTATAGGTTCTAAATCGTTCATTGATGTTCGTGCTGCAACTACAACGTATGCAGCATTTATCCCACGTAACGTTTTTGATTTCATGATAGAAAGGTATCCAAGGGTAGAGGCGTGTATTGCCAGGCATTTACTGACTGTGTTGGATCGTCGTCTATATCTTACAGATTATGCCATAGAATGGGTTCATTCCTCTGCTGGGGCATCTTTATATTTACAAGGTGATCCGGCTAATGGCATTTATATTGTTCTTAATGGTCGTTTCCGTTCTGTTAAGTTAGATAGAATAACAGGCAAGCATGAAGTTCTTTCTGAGCATGGACAAGGTGTGTCACTTGGCGAAGTTGAAGTGCTTACGAATACAAAGCGGCTTGTGACACTCATTGCTATACGGGACTCTGAGTTGGCACGTATTCCACGTACATTATTTGAGATGATTGCTTTAAGTAATCCCTCTATCATGGTGAATGTGTCTCGAATTGTTGCTAGTAGGGTCACTAGGGCCATTACTACAAGTGTTAATACTATTCCTATAGGTGCGTCTGCAACTTCTCCTCATATAAAGGATGAACCTCTTCTTAATAACTTCACTGATTTTCGAACTCTCACTGTTCTACCAGTTACCCAAGGGTTACCGGTTATGGAATTTGGCGAACGATTGGGTCTAGCGCTTGAAGCTACTGGTAAGTCTGTTAAGATGTTGAATCAAAGCTCCGCCCTCACAAGTTTGGGTAAGCATGCTTTTGATAGACTTGCTAAGCTGAAGCAAAGTGGATACTTTGCTGAACTTGAGGAGAAGTATGATATTATCGTGTACTTGGTTGATACTATCGCGAACTCTTCCTGGACTAGAACTTGTATTCAGCAGGGAGACtgtattcttcttttagcAGATGCTATGGCTTCTTCGGACATCGGAGAATATGAGAGGTTGCTTGTAAAGACCAAAACAACTGCGCGAACGGagcttgttcttcttcatcccGAAAGAAGCATGGAGCCTGGACTTACAAATCGCTGGCTAAAAAATAGAATATGGGTTCATTCGCATCATCACATTCAGATGCAATTGAATTTAGCTAGGTCGGACGCACAGAATGTAGCACAtcaggaagatgatataTCTCGTATGGAAAAGATTCCGGAGCTTTTCAGGAAGTCCACGGCCAAAATAAGGGATAACCTAAAGACCAAAGTGGAGAGTATAATAACTGGTAACGACCTTTTGATTAGACTAGCCAGGGATTCTTTCAAGAGCAAAAAGTACTATCAGCCGATGCAGACGCATAAAAATGATTTCATGAGATTGGCACGTATTCTTACAGGTCAATCCATTGGTTTGGTtcttggtggtggtggtgctCGTGGTCTCAGTCATGTCGGTATTATTAAAGCATTAGAGGACAATGGCATACCTGTTGACATGATTGGGGGGACTTCTATTGGCGCGTTTGTTGGTGGTCTTTATGCTAAGGACTATGATTTTGTTCCTGTCTACGGACGTGCAAAGACTTTTGCTGGAAGAATGGCAACACTCTGGAGATCCGTTTTGGACTTGACGATTCCTGTAACCTCTTATATTACAGGCCACGAGTTCAATAGAGGTATTTGGAAGGCCTTTGGAGATTCAAGAATTGAGGATTTCTGGATTAAGTATTACACCAATTCAACCAATATTACTGAATCCTTAATGGAGGTGCACACTAGTGGTTATGCCTGGAGATATATTCGTGCGTCCATGTCATTGGCTTCCCTATTACCTCCTCTTACAGACAACGGTAATATGTTATTGGATGGTGGATACATTGATAACCTCACCGTGGGGGAGATGAAGCGTAGGGGTGCTCGGACTGTTATAGCATGCGATGTTGGATCTGCTGATGATCACACACCAATGAATTACGGAGACTCGTTAAGCGGCTTTTGGGTCGTTCTTAATCGTTTTAATCCATTTTCCCGCCATCCTAACGTTCCCACAATGGCCGATATTCAAATGAGATTGGCTTACGTTGCTTCAGTCAATGCCTTGGATCGGGCTAAAAACACTGAAGGATGTTTATACTTGCGTCCGCCTATCGAAGATTATGCTACGCTTGATTTCGGGAAATTTGACGAGATATATCGTGTGGGCGCCAAATACGGTAGCAAAATAGTCAAAGAGCTCCGTGATAACGGAGAGCTACCAATGCTCAAAGCTAGAAAGAGGGAGGTTTGGGGCACGCATCCTCTCCGAAGAAGATACTCGATCTGa
- a CDS encoding uncharacterized protein (BUSCO:EOG09340U51) gives MPSVTPDTSKEHLDFYCLGGGNEVGRSCHIVEYKGKVVMLDAGVHPAYSGIESLPFYDDFDLSRVDVLLISHFHLDHAASLPYVMQHTNFKGRVFMTYPTKAIYKWLLNDFVRVTTITDDSNGMDDNSNAFLYTGEDLNTSLDRIETLDYHSTVEVDGIRFTAYPAGHVLGAAMFLVEMGGLKYLFTGDYSREEDRHLSSAEVPNVTPDMLICESTFGTATHVPRLERETKLTTVIHSTLQQGGRCLLPVFALGRAQEILLILDEYWQQHKDLQSVPIYYASDLAKKCMAVYQRYVNMMNESIRKKFTETNENPFHFKFVKNVTHIDRVDDLSPCVMIASPGMLQNGISRLLLEKWCPDPRNTVVMTGYSVDGTMAKQLLTEPDEIPSLNNPDVMIPRRVNVEEISFAAHVDYEQNSEFIDKVNAKTIVLVHGESNPMGRLKSALLSKYQKYKDTENEVKVYNPRDGTKLELEFKGVKISKVMGQLATELPKEHNTVSGVLVQKNFDLNLLKVDDLREFTGLTATVVRERQTLRCNSNRNLLRWQFLQMFGYIKILADVSDEFSFQVMDVVTVTLEESASIATVEWQSGIIDDTVADSAIAIIMSCDSLPASVKISSKSHNHEDADVNAEEVSVGMEDIEQNGQLSSVKREPKIAVKEENYQAALKKLDGGDDDANEHHENALANFPTLHNDYSPETRLHHIEGLLKVQFGDSFTSKVDDHCGIIKIGRHEAKINYKDFTVVCQSNVLKGRVEGVLHRSLDLVAPLSHE, from the coding sequence ATGCCTTCTGTCACACCCGATACTAGTAAGGAGCATTTAGATTTCTATTGTCTTGGTGGAGGAAATGAAGTGGGTAGATCTTGCCATATTGTGGAATATAAAGGCAAAGTTGTGATGTTGGACGCTGGTGTTCATCCCGCCTACTCCGGTATCGAGTCTCTTCCATTTtatgatgattttgatCTCAGCCGTGTTGATGTTTTGCTTATTagtcattttcatcttgatcATGCTGCTTCGCTACCGTATGTCATGCAGCATACCAATTTTAAAGGTCGAGTGTTTATGACTTACCCTACTAAAGCTATTTATAAGTGGTTGTTGAACGACTTTGTGCGTGTTACAACCATCACTGATGACAGTAATGGAATGGACGATAATTCCAATGCCTTTCTTTATACTGGAGAGGATCTAAATACCTCTTTGGACAGGATTGAGACTCTTGATTATCACTCAACTGTTGAGGTTGATGGTATCAGATTTACTGCATATCCAGCGGGTCACGTTCTTGGTGCTGCAATGTTCCTTGTCGAAATGGGTGGTTTGAAATATTTGTTTACCGGTGATTACTCCCGAGAAGAGGATAGACATTTGAGTTCCGCTGAGGTCCCAAACGTCACCCCCGATATGTTGATTTGTGAATCCACTTTCGGTACTGCTACCCACGTTCCCAGGTTAGAAAGAGAAACCAAGCTTACTACAGTTATTCATTCGACTCTACAGCAAGGAGGTAGGTGTCTTTTGCCTGTCTTTGCTTTGGGTAGAGCCCAGGAGATCTTGTTGATTTTGGATGAATACTGGCAACAACACAAAGACCTTCAAAGTGTACCAATTTATTATGCATCGGATCTTGCTAAGAAATGTATGGCTGTTTATCAAAGGTACGTGAATATGATGAATGAGAGTATTAGGAAGAAATTCACTGAAACTAATGAGAATCCTTTCCATTTCAAGTTTGTGAAGAACGTCACTCATATCGATAGGGTTGATGATTTAAGCCCGTGTGTGATGATTGCATCTCCCGGCATGTTACAAAATGGTATTTCAAGATTATTGTTGGAGAAATGGTGTCCAGATCCGAGAAATACTGTTGTGATGACCGGTTACTCAGTCGATGGTACTATGGCCAAACAGTTATTAACAGAACCAGATGAAATACCTTCGTTAAATAATCCCGATGTGATGATCCCAAGGCGGGTTAATGTAGAGGAAATATCGTTTGCTGCCCATGTCGATTATGAACAGAATTCTGAGTTCATAGATAAGGTGAATGCCAAAACCATTGTGTTAGTTCATGGCGAGTCCAATCCAATGGGTCGGCTCAAATCTGCCTTGTTATCCAAGTATCAAAAGTATAAAGACACGGAAAATGAGGTGAAAGTCTACAATCCTAGAGATGGTACAAAATTGGAGCTAGAATTCAAAGGTGTGAAGATATCTAAAGTGATGGGCCAATTGGCTACTGAGTTACCCAAAGAACATAATACTGTGAGTGGGGTGTTGGTTcagaagaactttgatcTTAATCTATTAAAAGTTGATGACTTGCGTGAATTCACAGGATTGACGGCAACTGTAGTTAGAGAGAGACAGACTTTGCGTTGTAATTCTAACCGCAATTTGCTTCGTTGGCAATTCTTACAAATGTTTGGCTACATCAAGATTTTGGCAGATGTCTCTGAtgaattttctttccaagttATGGATGTTGTTACTGTTACATTGGAAGAATCTGCAAGTATTGCCACTGTTGAGTGGCAATCAGGTATAATTGATGACACTGTAGCTGATTCAGCAATTGCAATTATAATGAGCTGTGATTCCTTGCCGGCTTCTGTCAAGATATCCTCTAAATCTCATAATCATGAGGATGCCGATGTCAAcgcagaagaagtttccGTGGGAATGGAGGACATTGAGCAAAATGGTCAACTCTCCTCTGTAAAGCGAGAACCTAAGATAGCggtcaaagaagagaactaTCAGGCAGCTTTAAAGAAGCTCGATGGCGGCGATGACGATGCCAATGAACATCACGAGAATGCATTGGCCAATTTTCCTACTTTGCATAATGATTACAGTCCTGAAACACGGTTGCATCATATTGAAGGACTCTTGAAGGTTCAATTTGGCGATAGCTTTACCAGTAAAGTTGACGATCATTGTGGCATTATCAAGATTGGACGTCATGAAGCCAAAATCAATTATAAGGACTTTACAGTAGTCTGTCAATCTAATGTCTTGAAAGGTCGTGTGGAAGGTGTGTTGCACAGATCTTTGGATTTGGTAGCACCTCTTTCTCACGAGTAA
- a CDS encoding uncharacterized protein (EggNog:ENOG41) has translation MSGEVPENMKGTTGIDLFPTFNASRSEESLKKVFDPRMLEQSLDKCYISPALTKDLDVESIVNTYYKYFHSIHPFLPHREDIMTYLNSVPYNYDLLLAMKIMGDGQVSSIYSRDVETVQFLVTSVVNYIKQVGKDLISLQSLLILAMIAHISSLHDLSMLLREALVSLALELKLNLLDQHTVPDIFMDVNGFITERRESDNNASTNTIHGVQLMNTPSESDTKDDVLTELMQACRVANIPKRILADTIRRTLWEVYFFDTISGTASGHTMSLLASCKIIVLYPTTISAHAFDYKSRAEACKLVNDSIKLNVAIQAEEEVESHLVHMKAAIGNWELRLDNPDMYSTPYLVNANGQVNEGVFEAIMLVNYAQIFTHRPFSYLWRSDVSKHPKCTDEEDVSEDCPPLKRQEVDSQKIIETRKTIDSASSVVKSLLDTNAADVTKRTPFLACALAFSSLVHLSAFSWVESSLQVLGDDASTASLLKENINEEELDTYTEYIKLELGAIYQISRHWALSAKLAQHIKETLRRVSLKLYRKVQAALPEPKFKPVEIAALTPIQKDIRRTSYRTPSLSTSSSTQPTFTKTTTDPVLPDVFSRRPREYIRSLPNTYSGTNPTTSNSTRSPDPGAVSTGNISAEKPEISGQTNLINEINDAELNMMMDDSYLSLSPTSDTGCDWVDKHIFEFDAYNLAAGDESKTPN, from the coding sequence ATGTCGGGAGAGGTGCCTGAAAATATGAAGGGAACCACTGGCATTGATTTGTTTCCAACCTTTAATGCCTCACGATCGGAagagtctttgaaaaagGTTTTTGATCCGAGGATGCTAGAACAGTCCCTCGATAAGTGTTATATTTCACCTGCTTTAACCAAGGATTTGGACGTGGAATCTATTGTTAACACCTACTACAAATATTTTCATAGTATCCATCCATTTCTCCCGCATAGAGAAGATATCATGACATATTTGAACTCAGTACCTTACAATTATGACCTTTTACTTGCCATGAAAATCATGGGTGATGGTCAGGTTTCCAGTATTTATAGCCGTGACGTGGAAACAGTGCAGTTTTTAGTCACGTCCGTTGTCAACTACATTAAACAGGTGGGTAAAGATCTTATCAGCTTGCAATCTTTACTCATATTGGCAATGATAGCACATATATCTTCGTTACATGACTTGTCGATGCTCCTTCGTGAGGCTCTCGTATCTCTTGCTCTTGAGTTGAAACTAAACTTGCTTGACCAGCATACCGTTCCGGACATTTTTATGGATGTGAACGGCTTTATTACTGAGCGTAGGGAATCGGATAACAATGCGTCTACGAATACAATACATGGTGTTCAATTGATGAACACCCCTTCTGAATCCGACACTAAAGATGACGTACTTACAGAGTTGATGCAGGCATGTAGAGTCGCCAACATACCTAAACGGATACTTGCAGATACCATCAGAAGAACCTTATGGGAGGTCTACTTCTTCGACACTATCAGTGGCACAGCTTCTGGCCACACCATGTCTCTTTTAGCGTCGTGTAAGATTATTGTTCTCTATCCAACCACTATTTCAGCCCATGCTTTCGATTATAAGAGCCGTGCCGAGGCATGCAAGCTTGTCAACGACTCCATCAAACTTAACGTGGCGATCCAGGCggaagaggaagttgaGTCGCATCTTGTACATATGAAGGCCGCCATAGGAAATTGGGAATTGAGACTTGACAATCCTGACATGTATAGTACACCTTATTTGGTGAATGCGAATGGACAAGTAAACGAAGGTGTTTTCGAGGCAATCATGCTCGTGAACTATGCGCAGATTTTCACGCATAGACCCTTCTCATACTTATGGAGATCGGATGTGTCAAAGCATCCTAAATGCAcggatgaagaagatgtttctGAGGACTGTCCTCCCTTGaaaagacaagaagtggATTCACAAAAAATCATCGAGACGAGGAAGACCATTGACTCCGCATCGTCTGTGGTCAAGTCGCTATTGGATACTAACGCAGCAGATGTGACAAAAAGAACTCCATTTTTGGCATGCGCATTGGccttctcatctttagTGCACCTAAGTGCTTTTTCATGGGTTGAATCTAGTTTACAAGTCTTGGGTGATGACGCATCTACCGCGTCGttattgaaagaaaacatcaacgaagaagaactcgaCACGTACACAGAATATATCAAACTCGAGCTTGGTGCTATATATCAGATTTCTAGACACTGGGCATTATCCGCTAAATTGGCGCAACACATAAAGGAGACACTTCGACGCGTATCTCTTAAGTTGTACAGGAAAGTTCAGGCTGCTCTGCCCGAGCCGAAATTTAAACCTGTAGAGATAGCGGCCCTCACACCAATTCAGAAAGACATCCGTAGGACAAGTTATCGAACTCCATCTCTATCGACGTCGTCTTCCACTCAACCAACATTTACCAAAACAACAACTGACCCTGTACTTCCAGATGTTTTCTCGCGTAGGCCTCGGGAGTACATAagatctcttccaaataCATATAGTGGAACCAATCCTACTACTAGCAATTCTACCAGATCTCCTGATCCTGGAGCGGTGTCCACTGGAAATATATCCGCAGAGAAACCTGAGATTTCAGGCCAGACTAATCTAATTAATGAGATTAACGATGCAGAACTCAATATGATGATGGATGATAGCTATCTTTCCCTTTCTCCGACCAGCGATACAGGATGTGACTGGGTTGATAAGCATATTTTTGAGTTTGATGCCTACAATTTGGCGGCCGGAGATGAGTCCAAAACCCCAAACTAA
- a CDS encoding uncharacterized protein (BUSCO:EOG09341RIW), whose protein sequence is MPKNIIIDNGSYHIKYGDASGEKPVHAQNCVIRTNDRRVLLGEALDPGTKIINDYSGIHFRRPIEHGQLTQWSVEKQIWDNSFAEEYFTDDWLKDSNLIYCETPFTLTLFQNLTDEVLFEEYDISNLYRCSSGSLMPWLSQNNAQYNDFQLVIDSGFDSTWVIPMIYGLPYWKGVRKMPIAGRFLNSYLREIISFRHYDVTDEMVLVNNIKEKACYVTSDYEASLKKVEKQRKNRNLNDAGEISINYVLPDYKTTNIGYTVTDDKLAKMQKQDTVQSLKLYDERFAIPELLFHPELSGVHKAGIITTIKDSLKHVPALIRPLLTANMVVIGGTFNLSGFKERLAQELKKEIPIDDEIIIHDFDQSKDLSEIGWYAGKQLFAKNGFEKVCVSREEYQELGAEYTQEKFGYKLP, encoded by the coding sequence ATGCCCAAGAATATAATCATTGATAATGGATCGTATCATATAAAATATGGTGATGCTTCGGGGGAAAAACCAGTCCATGCGCAGAATTGTGTTATACGGACAAACGATCGAAGGGTGCTGTTGGGTGAGGCTCTAGATCCGGGGACgaagatcatcaatgacTATTCAGGCATCCATTTCAGAAGACCCATAGAGCATGGACAGTTGACACAGTGGTCGGTGGAGAAACAGATTTGGGATAATTCATTTGCAGAAGAGTATTTTACGGATGATTGGCTTAAAGATTCAAACCTCATATACTGCGAAACGCCATTTACGCTGACATTATTTCAAAATTTGACGGATGAAGTGCTCTTTGAAGAGTACGATATAAGCAATTTGTACAGATGTTCCTCGGGAAGTCTTATGCCATGGCTCTCACAGAATAATGCCCAGTATAACGACTTTCAGCTTGTGATCGACTCAGGATTTGATTCTACGTGGGTGATTCCGATGATTTACGGCCTTCCTTACTGGAAAGGGGTGAGGAAAATGCCTATTGCCGGCCGATTTCTCAATAGTTATCTCAGAGAAATAATATCATTTAGGCATTATGATGTGACGGATGAAATGGTTCTCGTCAAcaatatcaaagaaaaagcatgCTACGTTACATCAGACTACGAAGCATCACTTAAGAAAGTGGAGAAGCAAAGGAAAAACAGGAACTTGAATGATGCCGGAGAGATATCAATCAACTATGTTCTTCCAGATTATAAAACAACTAATATTGGGTACACAGTGACGGATGACAAACTTGCAAAGATGCAGAAACAGGATACAGTGCaatctttgaaattgtACGATGAAAGATTTGCCATTCCAgaacttctctttcaccCTGAGCTTAGCGGAGTACACAAGGCGGGAATTATCACTACTATCaaggattctttgaaaCATGTACCTGCTTTAATTAGACCTCTACTAACAGCCAACATGGTTGTAATCGGTGGAACATTCAACCTGTCCGGCTTTAAAGAACGACTAGCTcaggagttgaagaaagagatccCTATAGACGACGAAATTATTATTCATGACTTCGACCAGTCCAAAGATCTTTCCGAAATTGGATGGTACGCAGGAAAACAGCTTTTTGCTAAGAATGGTTTTGAGAAAGTGTGCGTGTCAAGGGAAGAGTATCAAGAGCTTGGTGCAGAATATACTCAGGAGAAGTTTGGTTACAAGCTGCCCTGA